In a single window of the Alphaproteobacteria bacterium LSUCC0684 genome:
- a CDS encoding sigma-54-dependent transcriptional regulator gives MKQDILIVDDEEDICRLTSMLLEDEGYHCRTASNAADARQIVNTFPPALVILDIWMDKSDMDGLELQKWLRNLYPDVPAIMMSGHGNIETAVQAMKDGAFDFVEKPFKSDRLILLVERALAKAALEAENRELRKKASLDVDLVGSSAVMTSLHQTIEKVAQSNSRVMISGPSGSGKEIVARNIHQLSDRRKGRFVLANCAMLSPERVTAELFGTEGADGRQRIVGLFEQANGGTLYFDEIGDLPLETQGKLVRAVQDQRFRRVGGSQEVSVDVRVISASKLDLQEEIRNGNLREDLFYRLGVVPMTVPALSHHKEDIPDLARHFLRKACESHGRKLSFSNEALMAMQVYNWPGNVTQLRNVIDWLIIMVDAAPDNLIKPGDLPPDITGNSVKNQDGGMESVVGLPLKAAREQFETRYLISQLSRFDGNISKTAAFIGMERSALHRKLKSLNINPEDSD, from the coding sequence ATGAAACAGGACATTCTGATCGTAGATGACGAGGAGGATATCTGCCGCCTGACCAGTATGCTGCTGGAAGATGAAGGGTATCATTGCCGCACAGCCTCAAACGCCGCCGATGCGCGGCAGATCGTCAATACATTTCCGCCAGCACTGGTGATCCTCGATATCTGGATGGATAAATCCGATATGGATGGCCTCGAATTGCAGAAATGGCTGCGCAATCTATATCCTGACGTTCCGGCGATCATGATGTCCGGGCATGGGAATATTGAAACAGCGGTTCAGGCGATGAAAGACGGCGCCTTTGATTTTGTCGAAAAACCGTTCAAATCTGACCGGTTGATCCTTCTTGTTGAACGTGCGCTCGCCAAAGCCGCGCTCGAAGCTGAAAACCGTGAACTCAGGAAGAAGGCGTCGCTTGACGTCGATCTTGTCGGATCTTCGGCGGTCATGACATCGCTTCATCAGACAATCGAAAAGGTGGCGCAATCCAACAGCCGGGTGATGATCAGCGGTCCCTCGGGCAGCGGCAAGGAGATCGTCGCCCGCAACATTCATCAGCTTTCCGATCGCAGGAAGGGCAGGTTTGTTCTGGCAAATTGCGCGATGCTTTCCCCGGAACGGGTGACGGCGGAACTGTTTGGCACCGAAGGCGCCGATGGCCGCCAGCGTATCGTCGGTCTGTTTGAGCAGGCCAATGGCGGGACGCTCTATTTTGACGAAATCGGTGATCTTCCGCTGGAAACACAAGGCAAGCTTGTCCGGGCCGTACAGGATCAGCGGTTCCGGCGGGTCGGGGGCAGCCAGGAGGTCAGCGTTGACGTCCGGGTGATCAGCGCCTCGAAACTTGACCTTCAGGAAGAGATCAGGAACGGCAATCTCCGTGAAGATCTTTTCTATCGCCTCGGGGTCGTGCCGATGACCGTGCCGGCGCTGTCCCATCATAAGGAGGATATTCCTGATCTTGCGCGGCATTTTCTCAGGAAGGCCTGCGAAAGCCATGGCCGGAAACTTTCTTTTTCCAATGAAGCGCTGATGGCGATGCAGGTCTATAACTGGCCCGGGAACGTCACCCAGTTGCGCAACGTGATTGACTGGCTCATCATCATGGTTGACGCAGCCCCTGATAATTTGATCAAGCCGGGTGATCTGCCGCCGGATATCACCGGCAATTCCGTCAAAAATCAGGATGGCGGCATGGAATCCGTGGTCGGGCTTCCGCTCAAGGCCGCGCGGGAGCAGTTCGAAACCCGGTATTTGATATCGCAACTCTCGCGGTTTGATGGCAATATATCCAAAACCGCAGCATTTATCGGGATGGAAAGATCAGCCCTGCACCGAAAGCTCAAGAGTCTCAATATCAATCCCGAAGACAGTGACTAG
- a CDS encoding ATP-binding protein, with protein MSNVSDTSASGADTGMIPRLRTFLMTGMNERSLAYFSIGVALVLGAATFSLLSSEDFLNNKSDLVGLLIGVDILAVTVLLFFVGRQVLRLIRERRNRLAGYQLHWKLVTLFGVITVFPAVIVVAFSYFVLDFSLRGWFNERISTAINESVTVADAYLEEHVLSVRGQILAMANDINREASSLSGNRRAFDAFLTNQAGVRNLSEALVMDSTGRVIANSRFAYAVTFSSLGEDFYSSARDGDVAITRTDITNRIRAGVRLNQFVDAYLLVGRFIDPNVSGAVDRTQTAVTEYQSLDIRQLDLKVSFAILFGMVALLLVLGSVWVGINFANAIILPLGAVIQVAEQVRSGNLASRVPYVKTNDEIAQLGLSFNRMLEEVARNREELVEANRQIDKRREFTEAVLAGVSSGVIGIDENKYITLPNLAALEMLGLTRAETIGRKLVEIVPEFENLLVSAGKPGRRNKEQNVEINRNGVQRNLLVRVTTETVARRIVGYVVTFEDVSELLDAQRKAAWSDVARRIAHEIKNPLTPIQLAAERLGAKYTPDEENAKQAFSTYIDTIIRQVDDIGRLVNEFSSFARMPAPQMASHDLVKMVRGQINLFEAAEKDIRFTVETNGKSRLLFTCDDGMIRQVITNLVQNAVDALRDAEVKKGQIHVEISRGADNIALVIRDNGPGLPLDDHTDLTAPYVTMREKGTGLGLAIVRKIVEDHYGSLSLANGRKGRFSGAEITIVFPSR; from the coding sequence ATGAGCAACGTCAGCGATACCTCGGCATCAGGGGCAGATACGGGCATGATCCCGCGTCTTCGCACCTTTTTGATGACCGGAATGAATGAGCGCAGTCTTGCATATTTTTCAATTGGCGTTGCCCTTGTTCTCGGCGCCGCCACTTTCAGCCTTCTTTCGAGCGAGGATTTTCTCAATAACAAGAGCGATCTGGTCGGCCTCCTCATCGGCGTGGATATCCTTGCCGTCACGGTGCTGCTGTTTTTTGTCGGCCGCCAGGTATTGCGGCTTATCCGGGAGCGGCGAAACCGCCTTGCCGGCTACCAGCTGCACTGGAAACTGGTGACACTTTTCGGCGTCATTACCGTTTTTCCGGCGGTGATCGTTGTAGCCTTTTCCTATTTTGTGCTCGATTTTTCGCTTCGCGGCTGGTTCAACGAGCGCATATCCACGGCGATTAACGAAAGCGTGACCGTGGCGGATGCCTATCTCGAAGAACATGTGCTTTCCGTCCGTGGCCAGATCCTTGCCATGGCCAATGATATCAACAGGGAGGCAAGCTCGCTTTCAGGCAATCGCCGGGCGTTCGATGCGTTTCTCACCAACCAGGCAGGTGTCCGCAACCTTTCCGAAGCGCTGGTGATGGATTCCACCGGCCGCGTTATCGCCAATTCCAGATTTGCCTATGCCGTGACGTTTTCAAGCCTTGGTGAGGATTTCTATTCCAGCGCAAGAGATGGCGATGTTGCCATCACCCGCACCGATATCACCAACCGTATTCGCGCCGGTGTTCGGCTCAACCAGTTTGTTGACGCCTACCTCCTGGTAGGCCGCTTCATCGACCCGAACGTATCAGGTGCCGTTGACCGGACACAGACGGCGGTAACGGAATATCAGTCCCTCGATATCCGCCAGCTTGATCTCAAGGTAAGTTTTGCCATTCTTTTCGGCATGGTGGCGCTGTTGCTGGTTCTCGGCTCGGTATGGGTGGGGATCAACTTTGCCAACGCGATCATTCTGCCGCTTGGGGCGGTGATCCAGGTTGCCGAGCAGGTCCGTTCCGGCAATCTGGCCTCCCGGGTCCCTTATGTGAAAACCAATGACGAAATTGCCCAGCTTGGTCTTTCCTTCAACCGCATGCTCGAAGAGGTTGCCCGCAACAGGGAAGAGCTTGTTGAGGCCAACCGCCAGATCGATAAACGTCGTGAGTTTACCGAAGCGGTGCTGGCCGGGGTGTCTTCGGGTGTTATCGGGATTGATGAGAATAAATACATCACCCTGCCCAATCTTGCGGCTCTTGAAATGCTTGGCCTGACACGCGCCGAAACTATCGGCAGGAAACTGGTGGAGATCGTGCCGGAGTTTGAAAACCTTCTTGTTTCCGCGGGCAAGCCAGGTCGCCGCAACAAGGAACAGAATGTTGAGATCAACAGAAATGGTGTCCAGCGGAATCTGCTCGTCCGGGTGACCACCGAAACCGTGGCCAGACGCATTGTCGGCTATGTGGTGACGTTTGAGGATGTGTCCGAACTGCTCGATGCCCAGCGCAAGGCGGCCTGGTCGGATGTCGCCCGCCGCATCGCCCATGAAATCAAGAATCCCCTGACACCGATCCAGCTTGCCGCCGAACGCCTTGGCGCCAAATACACCCCGGATGAGGAAAACGCGAAGCAGGCGTTTTCCACCTATATCGACACCATCATCCGGCAGGTGGATGATATTGGCCGGCTGGTGAATGAATTTTCATCCTTTGCCCGGATGCCGGCGCCCCAGATGGCGTCCCATGATCTCGTCAAGATGGTGCGAGGCCAGATCAATCTCTTTGAAGCGGCAGAAAAGGACATCAGATTTACCGTTGAGACAAACGGCAAATCGCGGCTTCTTTTCACTTGCGATGACGGCATGATCCGGCAGGTCATCACCAATCTTGTCCAGAACGCGGTTGATGCCTTGCGTGATGCAGAGGTAAAAAAAGGCCAGATACATGTTGAAATATCCAGAGGTGCTGACAATATAGCACTCGTGATCCGGGATAACGGTCCAGGTCTGCCGCTTGATGATCATACGGATCTGACCGCACCTTATGTGACGATGCGGGAAAAGGGAACGGGTCTTGGTCTTGCGATTGTGCGAAAGATTGTCGAAGATCATTACGGCAGCCTCAGTCTTGCCAATGGGAGAAAAGGCAGGTTTTCCGGGGCTGAGATTACGATTGTCTTTCCTTCCCGCTAA
- the ntrC gene encoding nitrogen regulation protein NR(I): MEAGKMTEHARILLADDDHAIRLVATTALEKAGYSVHAVSTLSGVMEALSHETYPVLVSDVVYPDGDALDVLPEIKASHPGLRIIMMSARSTLLTALKAQEGEVFAYLPKPFPLDDLVNAVADAYRSIPSAMPEDGGADTEGAPAGNAQFDQGPLIGRSPAMQGIFRSMARLINTDLSVMITGESGTGKEVVARALHDLGHRKSGPFVAINMAAIPRDLIESELFGHERGAFTGADRRHEGRFAQARGGTLFLDEIGDMPPEAQTRLLRVLQDGAYTRVGGRELLRSDVRIIAATHKDLPEQIRSGQFREDLYYRLNVVPLNLPPLRDRPEDIADLANHFLARGARDGLAEKEFSRDALDLLNTLTWPGNVRELENLVLRLLVLVDDPVIKPADIRALMIQPQRNDEDDAEMVAGSSLASASLAESARFHIDRYFRAHEDDLPPAGLYTRIMAEVEKPLIEETLRATSGNQLKAADLLGLNRNTLRKKIRELGITFTGQRRQARR; this comes from the coding sequence ATGGAGGCCGGAAAAATGACAGAACATGCGCGGATCCTTCTTGCCGATGATGATCATGCCATCCGACTTGTGGCAACGACCGCGCTGGAGAAAGCAGGCTATTCGGTTCATGCTGTCTCAACCCTTTCAGGGGTGATGGAGGCGCTGAGCCACGAGACATATCCGGTCCTTGTTTCCGATGTTGTCTATCCGGATGGGGATGCACTTGATGTGCTGCCGGAAATCAAGGCCAGCCATCCCGGGTTGCGGATCATCATGATGAGCGCAAGATCGACGCTGCTGACCGCGCTCAAAGCCCAGGAAGGTGAGGTTTTTGCCTATCTGCCGAAACCGTTTCCGCTGGATGATCTGGTGAATGCGGTGGCGGATGCGTACAGATCCATCCCCTCGGCAATGCCAGAAGATGGGGGGGCGGATACCGAAGGGGCGCCTGCGGGGAATGCTCAATTTGATCAGGGCCCGCTGATTGGACGTTCACCGGCGATGCAGGGGATTTTCCGCTCCATGGCCCGGCTGATCAACACCGATCTTTCGGTCATGATCACCGGCGAAAGCGGCACCGGCAAGGAAGTTGTTGCCCGCGCACTCCATGATCTCGGCCACCGCAAATCCGGCCCCTTTGTTGCCATCAACATGGCGGCCATTCCCCGTGATCTGATCGAATCCGAACTTTTCGGCCATGAGCGAGGGGCGTTTACCGGCGCGGATCGTCGCCATGAAGGACGTTTTGCCCAGGCCCGGGGGGGAACATTATTCCTCGATGAGATCGGGGATATGCCGCCCGAAGCCCAGACGCGGCTTCTGCGTGTCCTTCAGGATGGTGCCTATACCCGTGTCGGAGGACGTGAACTTCTGCGCTCGGATGTCCGTATCATTGCCGCAACGCATAAGGATTTGCCGGAACAGATCCGCTCCGGCCAGTTTCGGGAAGATCTTTACTATCGGCTCAATGTCGTGCCGCTCAATCTGCCGCCCTTGCGGGACCGGCCTGAGGATATCGCCGATCTTGCCAATCATTTTCTTGCCAGAGGTGCTCGTGACGGGCTGGCGGAAAAGGAATTCAGCCGTGATGCGCTTGACTTGCTGAATACCTTGACCTGGCCCGGCAATGTCCGTGAGCTTGAAAACCTTGTCCTGCGTCTTCTGGTGCTGGTGGATGATCCGGTGATCAAACCTGCCGATATCAGGGCATTGATGATCCAGCCTCAACGCAATGATGAGGATGATGCCGAAATGGTTGCCGGTTCCAGCCTGGCCTCGGCATCTCTTGCCGAATCCGCCCGCTTCCACATTGACAGGTATTTTCGCGCCCATGAAGATGATTTGCCTCCGGCCGGGCTCTACACGCGGATCATGGCTGAAGTGGAAAAACCGCTGATCGAGGAAACCTTGCGCGCGACATCAGGAAATCAGCTGAAAGCGGCTGATCTCCTCGGGCTCAACCGCAACACGCTGAGAAAGAAGATCCGTGAACTCGGGATCACCTTCACCGGCCAGCGGCGACAGGCGAGGAGGTGA
- a CDS encoding nitrogen regulation protein NR(II), translated as MIPAVAHARPDLISAILASLVYPVAVIDERDCFIFVNSAAEEFFRSSIGVIKGQPLSSYIAGDHTIYAMLGRARSSRASVSDQGIEILSDRLGRRLINLQVTPLVDHPGYMVMAIQERALAERLRGQEQFRGAARSMTSISALLAHEIKNPLAGIRGAAELIQNHPDGDTEALTGLIMSETDRIAALLTRMENLAGGKPIERIPVNVHEIIDHCIRLAENSFGKERRIRASFDPSLPAALGDRDLLIQALLNLIKNACEATDNNGIIKIKTYYDISAGYAVSSARKKTSSPLVIEVEDDGAGIRKEMQPYIFDPFFTSKSNGSGLGLALVASTIADHGGTIDVTSTPGHTSFRLGLPMAGEA; from the coding sequence GGCAGTAGCTCACGCGAGGCCTGATCTGATCTCGGCCATCCTTGCCAGCCTCGTCTATCCCGTGGCCGTGATCGATGAGCGCGACTGTTTCATCTTTGTAAATTCCGCCGCCGAAGAGTTCTTCCGTTCAAGTATCGGCGTGATAAAGGGCCAGCCTCTTTCCTCCTACATTGCCGGTGATCATACGATCTACGCCATGCTAGGCCGCGCCCGGTCCTCTCGCGCCAGCGTCAGCGATCAGGGGATTGAGATCCTCTCCGATCGCCTTGGGCGGCGGCTGATCAATCTTCAGGTCACGCCGCTGGTTGATCACCCGGGCTATATGGTCATGGCCATTCAGGAACGCGCGCTGGCAGAACGCCTGCGCGGGCAGGAGCAGTTCAGGGGCGCGGCGCGATCCATGACCTCGATTTCCGCCCTTCTTGCCCATGAGATCAAGAATCCCCTTGCCGGGATACGCGGCGCTGCCGAACTCATCCAAAACCATCCCGATGGCGATACCGAAGCCCTGACCGGGTTGATCATGTCGGAAACCGACCGTATTGCCGCGCTTCTCACCCGGATGGAAAATCTTGCCGGCGGCAAGCCTATCGAACGAATCCCGGTCAATGTCCATGAGATCATCGATCACTGCATCAGGCTTGCGGAAAACAGTTTTGGCAAGGAACGCCGGATCAGGGCGAGTTTTGATCCATCGCTTCCGGCGGCACTCGGGGATCGTGATCTCTTGATACAAGCGTTATTAAACTTGATCAAGAACGCATGTGAAGCAACTGATAATAATGGGATAATAAAGATAAAAACCTATTACGATATCAGCGCCGGCTATGCGGTTTCCTCGGCCAGAAAAAAAACGTCATCGCCGCTGGTCATCGAGGTTGAGGATGACGGCGCCGGTATCCGCAAAGAGATGCAACCCTATATTTTCGATCCGTTCTTCACCAGCAAATCCAATGGCAGCGGTCTTGGCCTTGCTCTCGTGGCGAGCACGATTGCCGATCATGGCGGGACAATCGACGTCACCTCAACCCCGGGGCATACCTCATTCCGGCTTGGCCTGCCCATGGCAGGGGAGGCGTGA